gcactcctggagagacaagtccgaaagaggagtgatatcctgatgtggaaggaaaaggagaaggagaagggttcttttccaaaaaagCTTAGGCCAGGCTACCAACTAAATCCTTCGGGGAAAATgttagagtcaaatgctgatgagtgtgactcagcattctcccttcctttttggagcagtgcaggcaaaccaaaggagctgcacatgcatgagcagcccccatatcctaaaatcttggaggaccatttacaggaaaaatgtatgcagctcttctggggtctcccatctctgcacagcgagtccttgccctctgctatccgtgactcaagtgactgcaccacaatcttccttttcaataccatctcaaatgcctccacgggccaagaatccccagtacctctccatcgcccacctccatccttgcctgagatccagccccagcccttgcctcaaaccctgccccaatcccagcccctacctctcactcaggtcaagtcccaggtccaccttaaatccccactcccaatcctaccatctggtcctctaccccagataaggatctgtggagtgtgttaccatagaccccaggatgaatcagagtctctcacctcatctgaaattcaacaactggaatggaaagtgttgcagaagcaacaggaaagtttgtggggttccccctctgtagtccaaagatctcaggaagaattttgttcttcagctcccaactttccttaccatcaggcctcccaggcccatgcctccatctccacccttcccgtagagtttcctctcagtgatgagctgaggaagaaactggaacatcaccttcgaaagaggctcatccaacaccggtggggcctgccccgcaggatctgcgagtgtctgtcactgatgatgcctccaagagatttctcagagatagctaagtcagagagcaatcgtggactctcatggatctcggtgaacaaagatctaaatgttggattgagccaatccaaaagcttccatgagaggggttcagaactgcttgaggtagagaaggagatggggaaggatcaggggcatagcccagagaacggcccaaaagctcatctgttgagtgacccagagagctcttcagataaggatccggcatatgactctgagaaagacctaaatagtcacatggcaagtctgtcagggaaaaattcaagggccttggaggaaagtctagatcagaaacaacttgaaaatgtcctgaaagcacatttgagcaagaagtttgaggaaatcagtgaggctcggctccctgggactgtgcgcagttcatggcatgctagcaagcagacattgctgctttctgacaaatcccgcacccaaataacacagaggagtttgccaccttcagtgggtggggactcctccctgaataccttccaggagctttgcttcattgattccagtgcacaacagatgatggaaacccatattaaaagctttcgtatgacgatggagtggggccttccctgcagggtccttgaatccatacaggcgtttaaattggaagatgctgcatcccagtccttgccctatttctactgtcccccctcaaataacccaacttgggaagtggactccaaatccgagggcttcaagccccatagaggaagctctaaatctgttcttcaagaaaaagcggaaacaacaaattcagccctggtcctggatcgtctttgccctgctacttcacctatgggcagggaaggacaaggggtgccgagacaatcaccctctggtatcaaccaagagattgcagaggttgttcagaggagtaagggtgccaggcagactcatctgcctgtcacatgtggcatcacaggcaaagcgagtcagaaatttactcagctaggcgacagatgccccccagagctgcctgcaaggcaagctggtgccaaacatgagacaaaagatgagagagtgagttccagtgatagaagagaagggcgacaggacaaaaagatgaaatcggaacccttttccgtgcacaacacggccagggacatattcagggtcaaggagctcaacgctctgcagtcaaaaactcgtaatgtgttgacaaccagcaagccaggaagctcccaaatgatacgtgagaatcacagtaaaatagaaattactgggaccattgaaagccctgcaccaaaaagacaagttccccaagacccaaagtcatcggatcttaaggaacatctgtttggggaattaaagtcaaaactagagaagaggaatcagagccaggtccaaggccaacacactgacaggtcccctgcctcagagagcttgattTACAAGGCCTCACcgactcatgcccacggtgtctctagtggggacatgggagcttcccaggtgctgcgtgtccatctggaggacagtgggatcagcaggcagcagcggcaggagccttgggtccctaagaaagacctaaagaggtccgacgataagaaattcccaccagctacaatgagagtgagccctccgggccccaacaaagaagagcttggtggaggggatgcagggttggggacatcccaacctacaagaaagagtttccctactcagatcacagcatcagaggagacgcttgggagcaagtcttcccagacctcatcacagaaggcacagcctcctcctgaaagtctgttcagaaaaaagatgaaccacatttttcaatggcttcgtcctgggacaaaaggcaaaaagcaagaacatccccaggaaaagggcagccccatatcatctgcacagagcagaggcctggttaaagggagagctgccgttactgggaccaccacggctcagaagaccaggacggtccctgggaagttcccagtggagaaactggggcagcggtgtgcagcagaggtcacccgccctcaagagccccttccttccctgaggaagtttgtgaaaactgagcagaaggcagaagagcaggcccaggcagagcccatccaggggcatccttccaactacacggctccctcctgtaaagtgccaaacaccaagtcctgccaccaagaagttgtctttcCTGGCCAGAATTATgctacatgttctagacggatcagagaccagaacagacatCCTCAGAAAGTCGTGGCAtttaaagatcagctattggatcagaagcgtcccttatctgtgccccgcagggagcatgtgccccatccaagtTCCACCTGCAGGCatcaagccggcccaggggcctccagctgttctcaccactgctaaaggcactatgtttagggatccgtctctatgtcaacagaaaacgcttttccagcgtttcgagagcggaaaatttcccacagCAAAGtaattccttcttgtggagaatactaattctccccaataaatgattctctaataatagtgatgtcttttttgtgtcctgtgttgggg
The window above is part of the Equus caballus isolate H_3958 breed thoroughbred chromosome 23, TB-T2T, whole genome shotgun sequence genome. Proteins encoded here:
- the LOC138920476 gene encoding spermatogenesis-associated protein 31D4-like encodes the protein MEFSQWNVLSFLNSHIELFLSICSTFLDSDYNLTIVCGLWLLLLFLCFLVGIPSLPTFWKTKIYQKRHGRAKRRRKGGTSSGWRNYQMETEEKRRLISILKRPLGWPRDTTRIRQLLCPDPSCEVCNSTTAKINRLLFLEDLEDDTASVSSMASTASGTESSFTLSSAFSEVPPGDLTPSPPPDPSPPPPSVLSPNPMTPLADLLSPSPPGHSMPPEPFPPLESNFPADHSPPQPLALPPLPPHDTQATGPILQPQATLSLNTIFSLDRTLSQDINALPNFSQIMNPNDSLACHHAPPSLSVSPPTDHPLTVTQSKSVSILLKSVPENSPPDSPGGLSTYVPTVRGTDHSSLSISKLSWWQACAKDLFLAASTLAPRDFNREFLALHSSESSLERHSTANLIEPGNLSFLSPHVLALLERQVRKRSDILMWKEKEKEKGSFPKKLRPGYQLNPSGKMLESNADECDSAFSLPFWSSAGKPKELHMHEQPPYPKILEDHLQEKCMQLFWGLPSLHSESLPSAIRDSSDCTTIFLFNTISNASTGQESPVPLHRPPPSLPEIQPQPLPQTLPQSQPLPLTQVKSQVHLKSPLPILPSGPLPQIRICGVCYHRPQDESESLTSSEIQQLEWKVLQKQQESLWGSPSVVQRSQEEFCSSAPNFPYHQASQAHASISTLPVEFPLSDELRKKLEHHLRKRLIQHRWGLPRRICECLSLMMPPRDFSEIAKSESNRGLSWISVNKDLNVGLSQSKSFHERGSELLEVEKEMGKDQGHSPENGPKAHLLSDPESSSDKDPAYDSEKDLNSHMASLSGKNSRALEESLDQKQLENVLKAHLSKKFEEISEARLPGTVRSSWHASKQTLLLSDKSRTQITQRSLPPSVGGDSSLNTFQELCFIDSSAQQMMETHIKSFRMTMEWGLPCRVLESIQAFKLEDAASQSLPYFYCPPSNNPTWEVDSKSEGFKPHRGSSKSVLQEKAETTNSALVLDRLCPATSPMGREGQGVPRQSPSGINQEIAEVVQRSKGARQTHLPVTCGITGKASQKFTQLGDRCPPELPARQAGAKHETKDERVSSSDRREGRQDKKMKSEPFSVHNTARDIFRVKELNALQSKTRNVLTTSKPGSSQMIRENHSKIEITGTIESPAPKRQVPQDPKSSDLKEHLFGELKSKLEKRNQSQVQGQHTDRSPASESLIYKASPTHAHGVSSGDMGASQVLRVHLEDSGISRQQRQEPWVPKKDLKRSDDKKFPPATMRVSPPGPNKEELGGGDAGLGTSQPTRKSFPTQITASEETLGSKSSQTSSQKAQPPPESLFRKKMNHIFQWLRPGTKGKKQEHPQEKGSPISSAQSRGLVKGRAAVTGTTTAQKTRTVPGKFPVEKLGQRCAAEVTRPQEPLPSLRKFVKTEQKAEEQAQAEPIQGHPSNYTAPSCKVPNTKSCHQEVVFPGQNYATCSRRIRDQNRHPQKVVAFKDQLLDQKRPLSVPRREHVPHPSSTCRHQAGPGASSCSHHC